The following nucleotide sequence is from uncultured Roseateles sp..
GCCAGGCCGGAGGCACGGGCCTCGGCGCGGGCGCCCTCGAACAGCGCCACCAGCCTCGCCGATTCGCGCTCCAGCTGGGTGGCGGCCTGATTGGGCAGGGCCAGACTGGCCACGGCGGTGGCGATGGCGATCAGCGCCACCACCACCAGCAGCTCGATCAGCGTGAAGCCGTGGCTGCTGAAGGGCTCACGCAAGGGCTTTGACAAGCTATTGCCAGGAGCCGATGTCGGCGTTGTTGCCTTCGCCGCCGGGCTGACCATCGGCGCCGAAGCTGTAGATATCGATCTCGCCTTTCACGCCGGGGCTGACGAACTGGTAGGGGCGGCCCCAGGGATCGTTGGGCAGCTTCTCCAGATAAGGCTTCCAGTTCGGCGGAATCACGCCCGCCGTGGGCTTGTGCACCAGTGCCTCCAGGCCCTGTTCGGCGCTGGGGTAGCGCTGGTTGTCCAGCTTGTACAGCTTCATCGCCTGCATCAGGTTGTTGACGTCGGTGCGGGCGGCGGTGACACGTGCGTCATCGGCGCGGTCCAGCACATTGGGCACCACCAGGGCGGCGAGCACGCCGATGATGACCAGCACCACCAGCAGCTCGATCAGTGTGAAGCCGCGGTGTCGGGGATGGCGATTCAATAGGGGGTGGCGGTCCATGTCTGGTTCCTGGTCTGAGGCGGTGCGAACACCAAGTGCAAGCTTTTACACGGCTTTGATTGCCGCCATATTTCGCTGCCGTTTTCGCTGCGGTCGCGGGCATGCTTGAATCATAATCGCGCCATGTATGCACGCCTCACCGCATTTGCTGTTTGGGCCCTGCTTGCGGGCAGCCTGGTGTTCTGGGCCCTGCGGCTGGGGGTGAGTCCGCTGCCGGCGCCCTCGCGCGCCCTGGCCGCCGCCGAAGGAGCCCCCGCGCGTGTCGATCTGTCGCGCCTGCTGGGCAGCAGTCCGGCCGGCACCGCAGTCAACGCCGAGCCGGCGGAGGAGAGCCGCTTCCGCCTGCTGGGCGTGGTGGCTCCTAAAAGAGACACCGGCTCGGGCGAAGGCGTGGCCCTGATCGCGGTGGATGGCAAGCCCGCCAAGCCGGTGCGCATTGGTGCCTCAGTGGACGGAGATGTCTTGCTGCTGAGCCTGACGGCCAACAGCGCCGGCCTTGGCGCCAAAGGCACGGCCGAAGCGGGTCGCATGGTCTTGCGCCTGCCGCCGGCCACCACCGCCGTCAATGCACCGATTGGCAGCCCGGGCACGGCCTTGCCCGGTTCGGCCGCCGCGCCGGCCAATGAGGCGCGTCCCGGCGCGCCGGTGCTCGGTGGCGCGGTGTCCGGCGGGCCCATGGTCGGGCAGGCGCCCCCGGGCAATATGCCCTTCCGCGTGGGCGGCGTGGCCGCCATTCCGGCCATTCAGCCCACACCGGGCATGAACCCGGTGCCCAATGCCGATGCGCAGGCCATGCCTCAGCTGCCGATGCGGCAGGGCGGCGAGCCGACGCGCTGAGTGTCTAGCGCTGTGGCGCGTCGTTCCAGTCGGACGGCTTTGAGGGCGTCGGGTCGTCGGCGTCTGTGACATCGGCCAACAGGGCCGCCGCACTGCGTATCAGCGGCCAGGCCAGGGTGGCGCCGGTACCGTCGGCGCTTTGCATGCCCAGCTCCAGCAGGGCCGAGGCATGGAACAGGGCCATCGCTTCGTCCAGCCCGCGGTGCGAATGGCTGCGGCAGAACACCGCGTAGTCGGTCACCGGCGAGGCGATCGCCGCTGCCACTTTCAGCGCGGCGCAGGCGGCCATGCCATCGACGACGATCAGCTGGCGTTTGCTGGCGGCCACCAGCATCACGCCGACCATCATCGCGATCTCGAAGCCACCGAAGGCGGCCAGCACCTCGATCGGGTCGGTGATGTCGCGGTGCCGGCCCTGCGCACCTTGCAGGATGACGAGCAAATGGGCCAGATCGTCCTGGCGCATATCGGGCCCGGACACCACCAGATCGCGCACCGGGCAGTCGCCCAGCCGCGACAGCACCAGGGCGGCGCTCTCGTGCGAACCCACGCCCATGCCGGCACAGGCGACCAGATTGCCATGCAGGGTGTCGGCGATTTCCATGCCGGCGCGTATGGCGGCATTGGCCTGCTCCAGCGACATGGCCGCGCCGACGCGTGCATTGCGGGTGCCGTGCGCAATCTTGCGCGCCAGCAGCTTGGGATGGCGTTCCATCGGATCAGCCAGTCCGGCATCGACGACGGTCAGTTGCAGGCCCTGCATGCGGGCGAACACCGACACCGGCAACTGGCCATTGAGCAATTGCTGCACGCGCAGGCTGCTGCTGGCGCCTTCCATCGCGCCTATGCCATCGACAGCAAGGCCATGATCGGCGGCGAAGATCACGATGTGCGGATCGCGAAAGCGCGGCTTCAAGGTGTCCTGCACCAGGCCCAGACGTATCGCCAGCGGCTCCAGCTCGCCCATGCTGCCCACCGTCTCGGCCCGGTACTCGAGGGTTACGCGCAGTGCCCGGTCCAGCGTCGGGTTGGCGGTCGGCGAGATCGGTGTCGAATGGGTGGACATGGCGGGCGTTGCAGGCAGGAAGCGGGACAGGAGCCGGCCCATTGTGCGGCCTGGCGCACGCGCCGCGCATCGGTTAATCCCCCCGGTCAACCTTGCGGCTGGTATCGCCGCAAGTCCTTCGCCAGGCACAAAGCCCTTGCGCGCCCTGTGTCCGGGCTCAGCGCAGGAACAGCCGGTAGGCCGGGTTGTCGGTCTCGTCGATGCAGGGGTAGTTCAGTGTGGCCAGGAAGTCCTTGAAGGCCTTCTTGTCGCCCTTGGCCACCTGGATGCCGACCAGAATGCGCCCGTAGTCGGCGCCCTGGTTGCGGTAATGGAACAGGCTGATGTTCCAGTCGGGGTGCATGCTGGACAGAAAGCGCATCAGTGCGCCCGGCCGCTCGGGAAAGACGAAGCGGTAGAGGCGCTCGTCCCTGGCGAGTTCGGAGCGGCCGCCGACCATATGGCGCACGTGCTCCTTGGCCATCTCGTTGTCGGTCAGATCCAGGGCACCAAAGCCCTGCTTGGTGAAGCTGCGGGCGATCTTGGCCGACTCGCCGCGGTCATGGATGGACAGTCCGACAAACAGATGGGCCTCCTTGGCGTCGGAGATGCGGTAGTTGAACTCGGTCACGCTGCGCGGGCCGATCAGCTCGCAAAAGCGCCTGAAGCTGCCGCGCTCCTCGGGGATGGTGATGGCGAACAGGGCCTCGCGTTGCTCGCCGACCTCGGCCCGCTCGGCGACAAAGCGCAGGCGGTCGAAGTTCATATTGGCGCCGCAGGTCACGGCGACAAAGGTCTTGCCCTTGAGCTTGTTGGCCGCCACGTACTGCTTGATGGCGGCCACACCCATCGCTCCCGAGGGTTCGAGCACGCGACGCGTGTCCTCGAACACATCCTTGATGGCGGCGCAGACGGCGTCGGTGTCGACGACCACGTAGTCGTCGACCAGCGCCTTGGCGATGCGGAACGTCTCCTCGCCGACCAGCTTGACGGCGGTGCCATCGGCGAACAGGCCCACGTCATTGAGCTGCACACGCTTTTTGGCCTTGACCGAGCGCAGCATCGCGTCGGAATCCACCGTCTGCACGCCGATGACCTTGATCTCGGGACGCACCGCCTTGATGTAGGCGGCCACGCCGGAGATCAGGCCGCCGCCGCCAATGGCCACGAACACCGCATCGATAGGGCCCTGGTGCTGGCGCAGGATCTCCATTGCCACCGTGCCCTGGCCGGCAATCACATCGGGGTCGTCGAAGGGGTGCACGAAGCACAGGCCCTCGGCCTTCTCGATTTCGATGGCGTGCAGATAGGCGTCGGAATAGCTGTCGCCGACCAGCACGACCTCGCCGCCGAGGGCCTTGACGGCATTGATCTTCACCTGCGGGGTCGTCACCGGCATCACGATCACGGCGCGGCAGCCCAGCTTCTTGGCCGACAGGGCCACGCCTTGCGCGTGGTTGCCGGCCGAGGCGCAGATCACACCCTTGTCGAGCTGCTCGCGGCTCAGGTGCACCATCTTGTTGTAGGCGCCACGCAGCTTGAAGCTGAACACCGGCTGGGTGTCTTCGCGCTTGAGCAGCACATGGTTGGCAATGCGCCGCGACAGATTCCGCGCCGGCTCCAGCGCGCTTTCAATCGCCACGTCGTAGACCTTGGCGTTGAGAATGCGCTGCAGATAACCATCATCGGCCGGCGTCAGGGCAGGCTGCGTGGGGGTCTGGGGCTTGCGACGGGCGCGGGTCGAGCCAAGCATGTACGGTCTCCTGAGCGTTTCTATTGCAGCGCAGCATGATAAGCGCTGACCCTGGAGGCCCTGCGGACATAAAAAAACCCAGAGCCGTGAGGCTCTGGGTTGAATCCACCCTAGAGGCGGTGGAGGAGACAATCGGTGCCAGGCGTCTTCTGCCCGGCTTGTGGCTAGTTTAGCGGCCCTATTGCTGCACTGCAACAAGTTTGATGCGAAGATTGCTAGAGAGCCCGCTCCAGGGCGTGGTGCGTGGCGGCACAATCTGGTGCGCACCTTTTTGGGGTATGAAATGTCACTGAGGAATACGTGATGGAATGCACGATCAACTGGGTGTCCAGCGCCGGCATGGCGTTTGTGGCCGAGACCGGCAGCGGCCATTTGCTGACGATGGATGGCGCGCCGGACGGTGGTGGGCGAGACCTGGCCCCGCGGCCGATGGAAACGGTGCTGGCCGGTACCGGCGGCTGCACGGCCTATGACGTGGTGCTGATACTGAAGCGGGGCCGCCACGATGTGCAGGGCTGCCAGGTGAAGCTCACGACCGAGCGCGCAAGCACTGACCCCAAGGTCTTCACCAAGATCCATATGCACTTCACCGTCACCGGCAAGGGGCTGAGCCAGGAGGTGGTCGAGCGGGCAGTGCAGTTGTCACATGACAAGTACTGCTCGGCCAGCATCATGCTGGGCAAGACGGCCGAGATCACCACCTCGGTGGCATTGATTCAGATCTGAAGACCTTGCGGGACTGACCTTGAGGCCCATGCCCAGCATGGCCTCACGCTCTGTTCCCAACTGACTGGATCAGAGATAGTGCGCCGTGCGCGTCATCACCCCGGCGGCCAGTTTCATCAGCCGTTTCACCGGCGCCGGCAGTTCGGTCGCGCCGGCGTCTTGAGCTTCCTGGGCATGCTGGGCCTCGTCGGCCTGCATGCGGGCAACGACGGCGCGTGAGTCCAGGTCTGCGGCCGGCAGGCGATCCAGATGGCCGGCCAGATGGGCCTCGACCTGGCGCTCGGTCTCGACCACAAAGCCCAGGCTGCGACGGTCGCCCGCCAACCCGGCGGCAATGCCGATGCCGAAGGCGCCGGCATACCAGACCGGAGAGAGCAGGCTGACCCGGTCGCCCAACTCGTCCAGCCGCTGGCGGGTCCAGGCCAGATGGTCGGCCTCCTCGCGGGCGGCCTGCTGGAAATGCTCCCGCAAACGCTCGTTGCGGGTGACCAGGGACTGAGCCTGATACAGCGCCTGGGCGCAGATCTCGCCGACATGGTTGACGCGCATCAGCGCGCCTGACAAGGACTTCTCGGCCGCCGCCAGCTCGGTTCGGGGTCCGTCGGCGCGAGGCATGGCGCGAGCTGGGCGATATGCGCCCGCCAGACCCCGCAGAGCCTGGTCCAGCCCGCTGATGAGTCGGTCGGTGGGGCTGTGCTGCGGTATGGAACGTTGTTCTGTGGTCATGGTGGTGCTAGCAAGTACTAACAATTGTCAATCAGATCGACGGCGCCGACTTGAAGTCGCAAAACTGTCATGCGGGCGCTCGTTGTGTGATCGCAACGTCAAACGGGGATATCACGCCACAAGACTGGCATCAAATCGACGCGTCTGGTGCAATACGCGCAGCTTCCGCTGTGGAGGTTGGCCTGATCAGTCGCAATCGTATGTCGCGGCTACCCCGGATCGGGACCTCTGGTTTCACTCTAAGGAAATAACGCAATGAAAAAGTCTCTGCTTGCCCTGGCCGTGCTTGCCTCGTTCGCCAGTGCCGCCTCGGCCCAGTCGTCCGTGACCCTGTTCGGCGGTCTGGACGTCAACCTCCGCTACGGTAAGTCCAGCGGCGCGACGCTGAAGACCCTGGGTACCGATGGTATCTACAGCAGCCGTTGGGGCGTGCGTGGCGTTGAAGACCTGGGCGGCGGCCTGAAGGCCAGCTTCTGGCTCGAGTCGGCCATCAACCCCGACACCGGCACCCCGAACGCTGCCCGTTACTGGCATCGCCGTTCGTCGGTCAGCCTGACCGGTGATTTCGGTGAAGTCCGTCTGGGTCGCTACCTGACCAACCAGTTCACGGCCTATGCCGACTTCGACCCGTTCGGCACCAACGGTGTGGGCGACGTCAACAAGATGCACCAATTCCTGGGCAGCGGCGTGACCAGCACCACCCGTGCTGACAACATCGTTGGCTACTTCCTGCCGGGCAATCTGGGTGGCATCTACGGTTCGGCCGAAGTCGCCGCCGGTGAAGGCGCTGCCACTGATGGCAACAAGTACGTCGGCGTGCGCCTGGGCTACAAGGCCGGCCCGGTGGACGTGACCGGTGCTTTCGCCAATGGCAAGGCTCCCGTGTCGAACTTCAAGCGCACCACCTTCGCAGGTTCTTATGACCTGGGCGTGGTCAAGCTGACCGGTGCCTACACGCAGAACAAGTGGCAAGCCCGCAAGGATACCGTCGCTCAAATCGGCGCCCTGGTGCCGGTTGGCAGCACGGGTACCTTCAAGGCTTCGTACACCAGCAGCAACGTCAACACCGCTGGCGAAGCCGTCACCGGTGATGCCAAGCAATTCGCTGTCGGTTACATCCATGACCTGTCGAAGCGCTCGTCGCTGTATGGCACCCTGTCGCGCGTCAGCAACAACGGCAAGGCCACCATCGCTGTGTCGGGCTCGCCGGCTGTCAAGGCTGGTCAGGCTTCGACCGGCTTCGAAGTGGGCGTCAAGCACACCTTCTGATCCTGCGCCCGCCTCGGCGGGTCCGGCATCACCAAAAGCCGCCTTCGGGCGGCTTTTTTCATGGGCGTTTGATGCGGATTGACGCAAGCTGGCTGTCGCACTTGTGACAGGGTTAGCTCGTGTGGAAGGCCTGCAACATCGGGGTTCCGCGTTCGGCTGCCAAGACACAGAATAGTCAAAACGATTCTTACCAGCAGGAGACATAGATGAAAAAAGCAAGCTTGGCCTTGAGCCTTTTGGCTCTCAGCACCACCGGCGCCTGGGCTCAGTCCAGCGTGACTCTGTACGGCATCATGGATGCCGCGGTGCGTGTGACGACCAATGCCGGCCCCAACGCCGCCAGCAACAACAAGTCGGTGAAGACCTTGCAGCCTGGCGGCATGTCGCAGAGTC
It contains:
- the gspG gene encoding type II secretion system major pseudopilin GspG: MDRHPLLNRHPRHRGFTLIELLVVLVIIGVLAALVVPNVLDRADDARVTAARTDVNNLMQAMKLYKLDNQRYPSAEQGLEALVHKPTAGVIPPNWKPYLEKLPNDPWGRPYQFVSPGVKGEIDIYSFGADGQPGGEGNNADIGSWQ
- a CDS encoding nicotinate-nucleotide--dimethylbenzimidazole phosphoribosyltransferase gives rise to the protein MSTHSTPISPTANPTLDRALRVTLEYRAETVGSMGELEPLAIRLGLVQDTLKPRFRDPHIVIFAADHGLAVDGIGAMEGASSSLRVQQLLNGQLPVSVFARMQGLQLTVVDAGLADPMERHPKLLARKIAHGTRNARVGAAMSLEQANAAIRAGMEIADTLHGNLVACAGMGVGSHESAALVLSRLGDCPVRDLVVSGPDMRQDDLAHLLVILQGAQGRHRDITDPIEVLAAFGGFEIAMMVGVMLVAASKRQLIVVDGMAACAALKVAAAIASPVTDYAVFCRSHSHRGLDEAMALFHASALLELGMQSADGTGATLAWPLIRSAAALLADVTDADDPTPSKPSDWNDAPQR
- the ilvA gene encoding threonine ammonia-lyase, biosynthetic, whose amino-acid sequence is MLGSTRARRKPQTPTQPALTPADDGYLQRILNAKVYDVAIESALEPARNLSRRIANHVLLKREDTQPVFSFKLRGAYNKMVHLSREQLDKGVICASAGNHAQGVALSAKKLGCRAVIVMPVTTPQVKINAVKALGGEVVLVGDSYSDAYLHAIEIEKAEGLCFVHPFDDPDVIAGQGTVAMEILRQHQGPIDAVFVAIGGGGLISGVAAYIKAVRPEIKVIGVQTVDSDAMLRSVKAKKRVQLNDVGLFADGTAVKLVGEETFRIAKALVDDYVVVDTDAVCAAIKDVFEDTRRVLEPSGAMGVAAIKQYVAANKLKGKTFVAVTCGANMNFDRLRFVAERAEVGEQREALFAITIPEERGSFRRFCELIGPRSVTEFNYRISDAKEAHLFVGLSIHDRGESAKIARSFTKQGFGALDLTDNEMAKEHVRHMVGGRSELARDERLYRFVFPERPGALMRFLSSMHPDWNISLFHYRNQGADYGRILVGIQVAKGDKKAFKDFLATLNYPCIDETDNPAYRLFLR
- a CDS encoding OsmC family protein; this translates as MECTINWVSSAGMAFVAETGSGHLLTMDGAPDGGGRDLAPRPMETVLAGTGGCTAYDVVLILKRGRHDVQGCQVKLTTERASTDPKVFTKIHMHFTVTGKGLSQEVVERAVQLSHDKYCSASIMLGKTAEITTSVALIQI
- the coq7 gene encoding 2-polyprenyl-3-methyl-6-methoxy-1,4-benzoquinone monooxygenase; the protein is MTTEQRSIPQHSPTDRLISGLDQALRGLAGAYRPARAMPRADGPRTELAAAEKSLSGALMRVNHVGEICAQALYQAQSLVTRNERLREHFQQAAREEADHLAWTRQRLDELGDRVSLLSPVWYAGAFGIGIAAGLAGDRRSLGFVVETERQVEAHLAGHLDRLPAADLDSRAVVARMQADEAQHAQEAQDAGATELPAPVKRLMKLAAGVMTRTAHYL
- a CDS encoding porin, with amino-acid sequence MKKSLLALAVLASFASAASAQSSVTLFGGLDVNLRYGKSSGATLKTLGTDGIYSSRWGVRGVEDLGGGLKASFWLESAINPDTGTPNAARYWHRRSSVSLTGDFGEVRLGRYLTNQFTAYADFDPFGTNGVGDVNKMHQFLGSGVTSTTRADNIVGYFLPGNLGGIYGSAEVAAGEGAATDGNKYVGVRLGYKAGPVDVTGAFANGKAPVSNFKRTTFAGSYDLGVVKLTGAYTQNKWQARKDTVAQIGALVPVGSTGTFKASYTSSNVNTAGEAVTGDAKQFAVGYIHDLSKRSSLYGTLSRVSNNGKATIAVSGSPAVKAGQASTGFEVGVKHTF